In Papaver somniferum cultivar HN1 unplaced genomic scaffold, ASM357369v1 unplaced-scaffold_41, whole genome shotgun sequence, one genomic interval encodes:
- the LOC113342461 gene encoding uncharacterized protein LOC113342461 → MSGGGLTILDGTQLRSINPVLPNTTDAIISGAELVKIADDQISSSFYNFSLPEYIKSNAVKRINLDSVAQLDKQQAESKLCEYILAIADELKDDPVIVSVLDGKSLCIFLEDEDDFAMLAENLFTDLDVEDTGKITKSETRNALLHMGVEMGVPPFSEFTHINDILKKHGAEGDEELGQAQFAELLQLVLQDLADALAEKPIVIIQNVKIINGSKLRKFFVDEKQLNNLIEKISQDIDVGKDKKRCMEKTRKFLEENGSQIGLPSTEANESVVHLFDQVFSDVDKNGKSDNELGNDDFGALVIEILENFAQQLDTNPVFHGLDC, encoded by the exons ATGTCAGGTGGAGGTTTAACAATTCTTGATGGAACTCAATTAAGAAGCATCAATCCAGTTTTACCAAATACAACAGACGCCATTATTTCAGGAGCTGAGCTTGTTAAGATCGCTGATGATCAAATTTCTTCAtcattttataatttttcattaCCTGAATACATCAAATCAAATGCGGTTAAACGTATCAATCTTGATTCTGTTGCTCAACTTGATAAACAACAAGCTGAGTCTAAACTTTGTGAATACATTCTTGCTATTGCTGATGAATTGAAAG ATGATCCAGTGATTGTATCGGTTTTGGATGGGAAGTCTCTTTGtatattcttggaagatgaagatgattttgcaatgtTAGCAGAGAATTTGTTTACAGATTTAGATGTTGAGGATACAGGAAAGATTACTAAGAGTGAGACAAGAAATGCTTTACTTCATATGGGTGTTGAAATGGGGGTTCCTCCTTTCTCAG AATTCACTCATATAAATGACATCTTAAAGAAACACGGGGCtgagggggatgaagagttaggtCAGGCACAATTTGCAGAGCTACTTCAGCTTGTTCTACAAGACCTAGCTGATGCATTGGCTGAAAAACCTATCGTGATTATCCAAAATGTCAAGATTATCAATGGTTCTAAGCTACGAAAG TTTTTTGTTGATGAGAAGCAGTTGAACAATTTGATAGAGAAAATATCCCAAGATATAGATGTTGGCAAAGATAAAAAAAGGTGTATGGAGAAAACAAGGAAATTCCTCGAGGAAAACGGGTCGCAAATTGGTCTTCCATCAACAGAAGCCAATGAATCTGTGGTTCATCTTTTTGATCAGGTATTTTCTGATGTTGACAAGAATGGCAAGAGTGACAATGAATTAGGGAATGATGACTTTGGAGCACTTGTGAtagaaattcttgagaatttcGCCCAGCAACTTGATACAAATCCTGTCTTTCATGGTCTAGATTGCTGA
- the LOC113342414 gene encoding uncharacterized protein LOC113342414, giving the protein MLSSQHHKGCSLVSSNNRVATKFTHKSKCYSPRSVIVRTVLTTKPTATTSTTNIIDHAIPTTTVYKDNWFDRLAIKHISQSIQAITGIKNDKSGYESFVEASAAVIQISKDTKMQQELVIQSLNKAFPKRILSLIKVLIPESKFKREFFATFTTLFFAWLVGPCQVKESEIEGKMEKNVVHIPKCRLLEESKCVGMCVNLCKMPSQKFIKYSFGTSIYMKPNFDDMSCEMFYGQDPPATEDDPATKQPCYKILCIAKQKQTPVCSTSKTVQYVYMEAQMILQSQRGSATNLHSFTSLRSITNQKTSRRQCSSMKIKSVLKRPSAATSASSISIIPDTIISSTSSSSTVYTDSWFDRIAIHYLSRCIQLITGMKNEKTGYEGLVEAAAALHRSSNGNIEHQQGLVLQALNKAFPKPIHSFVRNSIPQSQFKREFFAKFTTLFCVWLVGRSEIKESEVEGRKEKNVVHIKKCRFLEESKCVGMCVNLCKMPSQKFIKDSLGMPVNMVPNFEDMSCEMIFGQEPPAQANDPAFKQPCYKFLCKSKQKNTSGCSTL; this is encoded by the exons atGCTGTCATCACAACACCATAAAGGATGCAGTCTAGTGTCGTCGAATAATAGGGTTGCTACCAAATTTACGCATAAATCAAAATGTTACTCTCCTCGTTCGGTAATTGTTCGGACAGTACTTACGACCAAGCCTACTGCTACTACCAGTACTACAAATATAATAGATCACGCAATTCCTACAACTACTGTTTACAAAGACAATTGGTTTGATCGACTTGCCATTAAACATATTTCTCAAAGCATCCAAGCTATTACAG GAATAAAAAATGATAAGAGTGGTTACGAAAGTTTTGTAGAGGCGTCAGCTGCGGTGATTCAAATTTCCAAAGACACGAAGATGCAACAAGAACTGGTTATCCAATCTCTCAATAAAGCTTTCCCTAAACGCATCCTCTCCTTG ATTAAGGTACTGATACCAGAATCAAAGTTTAAGAGAGAATTTTTTGCTACTTTCACAACCTTATTTTTCGCTTGGCTCGTTGGTCCTTGCCAG GTGAAGGAGTCTGAGATAGAAGGAAAGATGGAGAAGAATGTAGTTCACATCCCCAAATGCAG GCTCTTGGAGGAGAGCAAATGTGTAGGGATGTGCGTAAACCTGTGTAAGATGCCATCGCAGAAGTTCATTAAGTATTCATTTGGAACTTCGATTTATATGAAACCCA ATTTTGATGATATGAGTTGCGAAATGTTCTACGGACAGGATCCTCCCGCAACAGAAGATGATCCAGCAACCAAACAACCATGCTATAAGATCCTAT GCATAGCAAAGCAAAAGCAAACTCCTGTTTGTTCCACTTC AAAAACAGTTCAGTACGTATACATGGAGGCACAAATGATATTACAGTCTCAAAGAGGCAGCGCTACTAATCTTCATTCCTTTACTAGTTTGCGTTCCATAACCAACCAAAAGACGTCTAGGCGCCAATGCTCTTCGATGAAAATAAAATCAGTACTGAAAAGACCAAGTGCTGCTACTAGTGCAAGTAGCATCAGTATAATACCAGACACCATTATTAGCAGCACATCATCGAGTAGTACTGTTTACACTGATAGCTGGTTTGATCGTATCGCCATTCACTACCTATCTCGATGTATCCAACTTATTACAG GGATGAAGAATGAGAAGACTGGTTATGAAGGTTTGGTAGAGGCAGCAGCAGCACTTCATCGAAGTTCCAATGGCAATATAGAGCATCAGCAAGGATTGGTTCTTCAAGCTCTCAATAAAGCCTTCCCTAAACCCATCCATTCTTTCGTGCGAAACTCTATACCACAATCGCAGTTTAAAAGAGAATTTTTCGCAAAGTTCACCACCTTATTTTGTGTTTGGCTTGTTGGACGCAGTGAG ATTAAGGAGTCTGAAgtggaaggaagaaaagagaagaatgtAGTTCACATCAAGAAATGCAGGTTTTTGGAAGAGAGCAAATGTGTAGGGATGTGCGTAAACTTATGTAAGATGCCATCGCAGAAGTTCATTAAGGACTCTTTAGGAATGCCAGTTAACATGGTTCCAA ATTTTGAGGATATGAGCTGCGAAATGATCTTCGGACAAGAACCTCCGGCACAAGCAAATGATCCAGCATTTAAACAACCATGCTACAAGTTCTTATGCAAATCAAAGCAAAAGAACACTTCAGGATGTTCAACCTTGTAA
- the LOC113342463 gene encoding histone H2A variant 1-like, producing the protein MAGKGGKGLLAGKTTAANKDKKRPVSRSSRAGLQFPVGRIHRHLKTRIAANGRVGATAAIYTAAILEYLTAEVLELAGNASKDLKVKRITPRHLQLAIRGDEELDTLIKGTIAGGGVIPHIHKSLINKSSKE; encoded by the exons ATGGCGGGAAAAGGAGGAAAAGGGCTTTTGGCGGGAAAGACTACTGCGGCTAACAAAGACAAGAAGAGACCAGTATCTAGGTCATCTCGAGCTGGACTGCAg TTCCCCGTTGGACGTATTCATCGACACCTTAAAACTAGGATTGCTGCTAATGGGCGTGTGGGTGCAACAGCTGCAATTTACACTGCAGCTATCCTTGAATACTTGACTGCAGAAGTACTGGAGCTTGCTGGAAATGCTAGTAAAGATTTGAAGGTCAAACGTATAACCCCAAGACATCTTCAATTAGCTATTAGAGGAGATGAGGAGCTGGATACACTGATAAAGGGAACAATTGCTGGTGGTGGTGTTATCCCACATATCCACAAATCTCTCATTAACAAGTCCTCTAAGGagtaa